A genome region from Carya illinoinensis cultivar Pawnee chromosome 2, C.illinoinensisPawnee_v1, whole genome shotgun sequence includes the following:
- the LOC122301948 gene encoding peroxidase 51-like: MFRFNHLVVLSSLCIIIVSLCLFPYPTAAKLQRNYYANTCPDVENIVKEAVRQKFQQTFVTVPATIRLFFHDCFVQGCDASVIIASTANNNAEKDNSDNLSLAGDGFDTVIKAKAAVDAVPTCKNKVSCADILAMATRDVIQLSGGPSYAVELGRLDGLSSTAASVNGKLPSPTFNLDQLTSLFAANGLSQKDMIALSAAHTVGFSHCSRFANRIYNFSPQNPVDPTLNKTYAAQLQSDCPKDVDPRIAINMDPNTAQIFDNMYFKNLVQGMGLFTSDQVLFTDSRSRPFVNRWARNSTAFQQVFVNAITRLGRVGVKTGTNGNIRRDCTAFN, from the exons ATGTTTCGGTTTAATCATTTGGTAGTGTTGTCATCACTTTGCATCATCATCGTCAGTTTGTGCCTCTTCCCTTACCCAACAGCAGCAAAGCTACAACGAAATTACTATGCCAATACCTGCCCCGATGTCGAAAACATTGTCAAAGAAGCCGTCAGACAGAAATTTCAACAAACCTTTGTTACAGTTCCTGCAACCATCCGTCTCTTCTTCCATGATTGCTTTGTCCag GGTTGTGATGCGTCGGTGATAATTGCATCGACTGCAAATAACAACGCCGAGAAGGACAACTCCGACAATCTTTCACTGGCAGGAGATGGATTCGACACAGTGATCAAAGCCAAAGCAGCTGTTGATGCGGTACCAACATGCAAGAATAAGGTCTCTTGTGCTGACATACTCGCAATGGCGACCCGAGATGTGATTCAACTG TCGGGTGGACCTTCATATGCGGTTGAGTTGGGAAGGTTGGATGGGCTAAGTTCAACAGCTGCAAGTGTAAATGGGAAGCTGCCTTCGCCAACCTTCAATTTAGATCAGCTCACTTCCCTGTTTGCTGCCAATGGGCTCTCCCAAAAGGATATGATTGCTCTCTCAG CGGCTCACACGGTCGGATTCTCTCATTGTAGTCGGTTTGCAAACCGGATATACAATTTTAGCCCTCAAAATCCGGTAGACCCAACACTAAACAAGACGTATGCGGCTCAACTTCAATCGGACTGCCCGAAGGATGTGGACCCAAGAATTGCCATCAACATGGACCCAAACACGGCCCAGATCTTCGATAATATGTACTTCAAAAACCTTGTGCAGGGAATGGGCCTCTTCACCTCGGACCAAGTTCTATTCACAGACTCAAGGTCCAGGCCCTTTGTTAATAGATGGGCAAGAAATTCGACGGCCTTCCAGCAAGTCTTCGTCAATGCCATAACCAGATTAGGCCGGGTCGGAGTCAAGACGGGCACCAATGGGAATATTCGTCGTGATTGTACTGCTTTCAATTGA